One Candidatus Eisenbacteria bacterium genomic region harbors:
- a CDS encoding tryptophanase, producing MDYPMEPYKIKVVEPIAVTSREERTAIMRKAGYNVFNVPAEKVTIDLLTDSGTSAMSDYQWAGLMLGDESYAGSRNYFHFEKTIRDLYGFRNVIPAHQGRVAENLLFSTVVKPGDTVPNNIHFDTTQANVEHNRGIAANCVIDEGLDPRVEHPFKGNMDLGKLERLIQKVGVERVPICMLTITNNSGGGQPVSLENIAATRELLNRYGIPLYFDACRFAENCYFIKKREPGYADADLREIARKIFSYGDGCTMSAKKDGLVNIGGFLCTNDGELAEKITNMLILIEGFPTYGGMAGRDLEAIARGLEEVMVETYLEFRINQVRQLGEMLEAEGVPILKPVGGHAVFLDAKAFLPHIPPEKFPAQALTCELYTEGGIRGVEIGGLMFGHKDPETGNPIWPELEMVRLAVPRRVYTTAHMQYVAEMIGAIYRRRDSIRGLRLVHEAPQLRHFTARLEPL from the coding sequence ATGGACTACCCGATGGAACCATACAAGATCAAGGTGGTCGAACCGATCGCCGTCACCAGCCGGGAGGAACGGACGGCGATCATGCGGAAGGCGGGATACAACGTGTTCAACGTGCCCGCCGAGAAAGTGACCATCGATCTGCTCACCGACTCCGGAACGTCGGCGATGAGCGATTACCAGTGGGCCGGCCTCATGCTCGGCGACGAGTCCTACGCCGGGAGCCGGAACTACTTTCATTTCGAAAAAACGATCCGGGATCTCTACGGTTTTCGGAACGTCATCCCCGCTCACCAGGGACGGGTGGCGGAGAACCTGCTCTTCAGCACGGTGGTGAAGCCGGGAGACACGGTCCCGAACAACATCCACTTCGACACCACCCAGGCGAACGTGGAACACAACCGGGGGATCGCCGCCAACTGCGTGATCGACGAGGGGCTGGATCCGCGCGTCGAGCATCCCTTCAAGGGGAACATGGACCTCGGCAAGCTGGAGCGCCTCATCCAAAAAGTGGGAGTGGAGCGTGTCCCGATCTGCATGCTCACCATCACCAACAACTCCGGGGGCGGCCAGCCGGTCTCGCTGGAAAACATCGCCGCCACCCGAGAGCTGTTGAACCGCTACGGGATTCCGCTCTACTTCGACGCCTGTCGTTTTGCCGAAAACTGTTATTTCATCAAGAAACGGGAGCCCGGTTACGCGGACGCGGATCTCCGGGAGATCGCGCGGAAGATCTTCTCCTACGGCGACGGTTGCACCATGAGCGCCAAGAAGGACGGCCTGGTGAACATCGGCGGTTTCCTCTGCACCAACGACGGGGAACTGGCCGAGAAGATCACCAACATGTTGATCCTGATCGAGGGTTTCCCCACCTACGGGGGCATGGCGGGGCGCGACCTGGAGGCGATCGCCCGGGGTCTCGAAGAGGTGATGGTCGAGACGTACCTCGAGTTCCGGATCAACCAGGTCCGCCAGCTCGGTGAAATGCTGGAGGCCGAGGGCGTGCCGATCCTGAAGCCGGTGGGGGGGCACGCCGTCTTCCTCGACGCCAAGGCATTCCTTCCCCATATCCCGCCGGAGAAGTTCCCCGCCCAGGCGCTCACCTGCGAGCTCTACACCGAGGGGGGAATCCGGGGTGTGGAGATCGGCGGCTTGATGTTCGGCCACAAGGACCCGGAGACGGGCAATCCGATCTGGCCCGAGCTGGAGATGGTTCGCCTCGCCGTGCCGCGGCGGGTCTACACCACGGCGCACATGCAGTATGTGGCGGAGATGATCGGCGCGATCTACCGGCGGCGGGACTCGATCCGCGGGCTCCGGCTCGTCCACGAGGCGCCCCAGCTCCGGCATTTCACCGCCCGTCTGGAACCGCTTTAG
- a CDS encoding MBOAT family protein, whose protein sequence is MSTWAGGSRRGIWASSRFTSPSSPSSSPDRSSDRPDFCPGFSRRKGGIGIGFNPDCAYNGAALFLATFFFAFQVYCDFSGYSDIAIGAARVMGYELTINFRQPFFARSIRELWERRHVTLTTWFRDYIYIPMGGSRVRTFFQYRNLFVTFLISGLWHGANWTFVGWGALNGVYLVIARLTSKPRRRLIETFHLDRVNILLNPLRTVYIFILFLTGLVFFRSPSVSDAFRIFPRIATDLFRIPSLGSLPAPYDVTRDMYFLFGLIVLLNLYDWYINREWTFLEGPIARTLVTSFQFWAIMVFGVFHNQEFVYFQF, encoded by the coding sequence ATGTCTACCTGGGCAGGCGGCAGCCGGAGAGGCATTTGGGCATCTTCGCGGTTTACGTCTCCTTCTTCCCCCAGCTCGTCGCCGGACCGATCGAGCGATCGACCCGACTTTTGCCCCGGTTTTTCGAGGAGAAAGGGTGGGATTGGGATCGGGTTCAATCCGGATTGCGCCTACAACGGCGCGGCGCTCTTCCTCGCCACCTTCTTTTTCGCATTCCAGGTTTACTGTGATTTCTCCGGTTATTCGGATATCGCGATCGGCGCCGCCCGGGTGATGGGATATGAACTCACCATCAACTTCCGCCAGCCCTTCTTCGCCCGCTCCATCCGTGAGTTGTGGGAGCGCCGGCACGTGACCCTCACGACGTGGTTCCGCGATTACATCTACATCCCCATGGGGGGGAGCCGTGTACGGACCTTTTTTCAATACCGTAATCTTTTCGTGACTTTTCTGATCAGCGGGCTCTGGCACGGAGCGAACTGGACGTTCGTGGGATGGGGGGCGCTGAACGGCGTTTATCTCGTCATCGCGCGCCTGACGAGCAAGCCGCGCAGGCGGCTCATCGAGACCTTCCACCTCGATCGGGTGAATATCCTGCTGAACCCGCTCCGAACCGTTTATATCTTTATCCTCTTCCTGACCGGCCTGGTCTTCTTCCGGTCGCCGAGCGTGAGCGATGCGTTCCGGATTTTTCCGCGCATCGCGACCGATCTCTTTCGGATCCCCTCGCTCGGTTCCCTGCCGGCGCCTTACGACGTCACCCGGGATATGTACTTCCTTTTCGGGTTGATCGTTCTCTTGAATCTTTATGACTGGTACATCAACCGGGAGTGGACGTTTTTAGAAGGCCCGATCGCCAGGACTCTCGTGACGTCGTTTCAGTTCTGGGCGATCATGGTGTTCGGAGTGTTTCATAATCAAGAGTTCGTTTACTTCCAGTTTTAA
- a CDS encoding M48 family metalloprotease, with product MTESTLRRRMGAVVLPLLLLLGCAAVSQINLIPTEDEVRMGAQFAQQIETELKILDDPVVTAYADSLGQLLAAHSARTEIAYRFRVVDSDEVNAFALPGGFVYINRGLIAAADDEAELAAVIAHEIGHVVAKHGAKQLTRQYGLAAIATAALGEDPGMIQSTAANILVTGALMKYSRDAENEADHLGVDELVRSGIEPDGMVRFFEKIREMQGREMSSVERFFSTHPPTEERIDYTRAYIASIPGRERLTRDSDRFRRIRERTGGIGESD from the coding sequence ATGACCGAATCGACCCTTCGTAGACGAATGGGAGCGGTGGTCCTGCCCCTGCTTCTGCTTCTCGGCTGCGCCGCCGTCTCCCAGATCAACCTGATCCCCACCGAGGACGAGGTTCGGATGGGGGCGCAGTTCGCCCAGCAGATCGAAACGGAGCTGAAGATACTCGATGATCCGGTGGTGACCGCCTACGCCGACAGCCTCGGTCAATTGTTGGCCGCCCACTCGGCGAGGACGGAGATCGCCTACCGTTTCCGGGTCGTCGACAGCGACGAGGTGAACGCCTTCGCCCTGCCCGGCGGTTTTGTTTATATCAACAGAGGGTTGATCGCCGCGGCGGACGACGAGGCGGAGCTGGCGGCGGTGATCGCGCACGAGATCGGCCACGTGGTGGCCAAGCACGGCGCCAAGCAGCTGACCCGGCAGTACGGTCTCGCCGCGATCGCCACCGCCGCCCTCGGTGAGGATCCGGGGATGATCCAGTCGACGGCGGCGAACATCCTGGTCACGGGCGCGCTGATGAAATATTCCCGGGACGCGGAGAACGAGGCGGACCATCTCGGCGTGGACGAGCTGGTTCGGTCCGGAATCGAGCCGGACGGCATGGTCCGTTTCTTCGAGAAGATCCGGGAGATGCAGGGCCGGGAGATGTCATCTGTGGAGCGCTTCTTCTCCACCCATCCTCCGACGGAGGAGCGGATCGACTACACCCGCGCGTACATCGCCTCGATCCCCGGGAGGGAGAGGCTCACCCGCGACTCGGATCGGTTCCGCCGCATCCGGGAGCGGACCGGCGGGATCGGGGAGAGCGATTAG
- a CDS encoding sigma-70 family RNA polymerase sigma factor, translated as MSDKPTFEEALERCGRPVWAYLAGAAGDEETARDLTQETFLRAFRGWERFRGESDPFTWFYAIARNVLRRHWRKERLRRGAAFLMGRRRIGAPAAHEEEDRALRRELERVPQPYREALLLHYYADRSVREMARDLGVAEGTIKSRLARGREILKRRVERC; from the coding sequence GTGTCGGACAAGCCGACCTTCGAGGAGGCGTTGGAGCGGTGCGGCCGCCCGGTTTGGGCCTACCTCGCCGGCGCCGCCGGCGATGAGGAGACGGCTCGGGATCTGACGCAGGAAACTTTCCTGCGCGCCTTTCGCGGCTGGGAACGTTTCCGCGGAGAGAGCGATCCCTTCACCTGGTTCTACGCCATAGCCCGGAACGTGCTTCGGCGGCATTGGCGGAAGGAGCGACTCCGGAGGGGGGCGGCGTTTCTCATGGGAAGGCGCCGGATCGGCGCGCCCGCCGCCCATGAAGAGGAGGACCGCGCCCTGCGCCGGGAGCTGGAGAGGGTCCCGCAACCGTACCGGGAGGCGCTTCTGCTCCACTACTACGCGGACCGGAGCGTCCGGGAGATGGCGCGGGACTTGGGGGTCGCCGAGGGGACGATCAAGTCCCGGCTCGCGCGGGGGCGGGAGATCCTGAAGAGGAGAGTGGAACGTTGCTAG
- the dsbD gene encoding protein-disulfide reductase DsbD, with translation MWRDTVRHAAAIVLGTAIALLIPASGVLAQESPFSTTAEAVRPAGDANRGEVIFRVAVPAGHYLYRDEVSVELEDGEPFLLGETAYPAGKVKYDAFLEEEVEIYNRSFSVRAPLSLREGEAFPESVSVVIGYRGCTSEACFFPERIPFTLAWREGAAASSGASATVAIGSPEKGAAEEAPRGAAGGLNLADRIASRGLFWAYLFVFVSGILLSFTPCVFPMIPITLSVIGARGEKNPAKGFLLSLIYVLGMALTYSVLGLLAASGGMMIGSFMQSPIFIGAIVAIFVALALGMFGLYELQVPSGFAARLNRVGGGGGWIGIFLMGIVAGLVASPCVGPVLVGLLVYIAQTGNAFLGFTLLFTLAMGIGVLFLVIGTFSGLLATLPGAGGWMDGVKRVFGFLLLGVALYFAAPLLPDRLVHLAMGALLTIAASFFGLFETMPEGAGARRRVVRAVVLLIGAAGVAFFLGAAVLPLLPIGTAAGPAGDGAEISWIRDHDAGLAAAREAGRPVMIDFTAQWCAACKELEHVTYRDPAVIAESRRFTMVLVDCTRKDAVIEALLDRYHVKGLPTIVWIDSSGERVDEWTVTGFVEPDDFAAIMRRVR, from the coding sequence ATGTGGAGAGATACGGTACGGCACGCCGCGGCGATCGTGTTGGGGACGGCGATCGCCCTCCTGATTCCGGCGTCGGGCGTTCTCGCTCAGGAGAGTCCCTTTTCGACGACCGCCGAGGCGGTCCGGCCCGCCGGCGACGCGAACCGCGGCGAGGTGATCTTCCGGGTCGCCGTCCCCGCCGGCCACTATCTCTACCGGGACGAGGTGTCCGTGGAGTTGGAGGACGGGGAGCCCTTCCTTCTCGGTGAGACGGCCTACCCCGCGGGCAAGGTGAAGTACGACGCTTTCCTGGAGGAGGAGGTCGAGATCTACAACCGATCCTTCTCGGTGCGGGCGCCCCTCTCCCTTCGAGAGGGGGAGGCTTTTCCGGAGAGCGTGAGCGTGGTGATCGGGTATCGCGGTTGCACGAGCGAGGCTTGTTTTTTCCCCGAGCGGATTCCCTTCACCCTCGCTTGGCGCGAAGGCGCGGCGGCCTCTTCCGGCGCGTCGGCTACGGTCGCCATCGGCTCGCCGGAGAAGGGCGCCGCCGAAGAGGCCCCTCGCGGAGCGGCCGGCGGCCTCAACTTGGCCGATCGAATCGCCTCCCGCGGGCTCTTCTGGGCCTACCTCTTCGTCTTTGTTTCGGGGATTCTCCTTTCCTTCACACCTTGCGTGTTCCCGATGATCCCGATCACGCTCAGCGTGATCGGCGCCCGGGGCGAGAAGAACCCGGCCAAGGGCTTCCTCCTCTCGCTGATCTACGTGCTCGGCATGGCGCTGACCTACAGCGTCCTCGGGCTGCTCGCCGCGAGCGGCGGCATGATGATCGGGTCGTTCATGCAGAGCCCGATCTTCATCGGCGCGATCGTCGCGATCTTCGTCGCCTTGGCGCTCGGCATGTTCGGGCTCTACGAGCTGCAGGTCCCCTCGGGTTTCGCCGCCCGGCTGAACCGGGTCGGCGGCGGCGGCGGGTGGATCGGCATCTTCCTGATGGGGATCGTGGCCGGCCTGGTCGCCTCTCCCTGCGTCGGACCGGTGTTGGTGGGCCTCCTCGTCTACATCGCCCAGACCGGCAACGCGTTCCTCGGCTTCACGCTCCTCTTCACCCTCGCCATGGGGATCGGCGTCCTCTTCCTCGTCATCGGCACGTTTTCGGGCCTTCTGGCCACGCTACCCGGCGCGGGAGGCTGGATGGACGGCGTGAAGCGCGTCTTCGGTTTCCTTCTCCTCGGCGTGGCGCTCTATTTCGCGGCGCCCCTCCTGCCGGATCGGCTGGTGCATCTCGCCATGGGGGCGCTGCTGACGATCGCCGCGTCCTTCTTCGGTCTCTTCGAGACAATGCCGGAGGGGGCGGGCGCCCGGCGCCGAGTCGTGCGGGCTGTGGTGCTTCTTATCGGCGCCGCCGGAGTGGCGTTCTTCCTCGGCGCGGCGGTGCTCCCCCTCCTGCCGATCGGCACCGCGGCGGGACCGGCGGGGGACGGCGCGGAGATTTCCTGGATCCGCGATCACGACGCGGGGCTCGCCGCGGCGCGCGAGGCGGGCCGCCCGGTGATGATCGATTTCACCGCCCAGTGGTGCGCCGCCTGCAAGGAGCTGGAGCACGTGACCTACAGGGACCCGGCGGTGATCGCGGAGAGCCGGCGTTTCACCATGGTGCTCGTCGACTGCACCAGGAAAGACGCCGTGATCGAGGCGCTCCTGGATCGATACCACGTGAAGGGGCTGCCGACGATCGTCTGGATCGATTCGTCCGGTGAGAGAGTGGACGAATGGACCGTCACCGGTTTCGTCGAGCCGGACGATTTCGCGGCGATCATGCGGCGGGTTCGCTAG